From the genome of Chroococcidiopsis sp. TS-821:
GAGAAGCTTTATTGGACCTGTGTTGGGCGGTATGGTATTCACAGCACTTCCCGAAGTCTTAAGAGCGATCGCCGATACCCCTGGATTACCACTTGCACTGGCACAATTTCTCCGAGACAGTCGTTTAATTATATTCGGCTTGTTGATTGTCCTAGGGACAATATTTTTTCCTCAAGGCTTAGTCACGCCAGAATTATTTAAGAGGCGAAAAGCGAAGGGTGGACAAAGCCCTTCTCGGAGAGTGGGGCGAGGAATAAAGTAATGAATGAGATAATTACTATTTTAGAAGCACAGCAGCTAACGCGGCGTTTTGGTGGTTTAGTTGCCGTCAACAACGTTTCTTTTGCTGTTAATAAAAATGAAATTTTTGGTTTAATTGGTCCTAATGGAGCTGGCAAAACAACACTGTTTAATTTAATGACAGGTTTGCTACAACCTTCAAGTGGAAAGTTACTGTATTCAGGTAAAGAAATTATTAAACTCCGCCCGCACCAAATCGCCTCGCAAGGAATCGCTAGAACATTTCAAAATATTCGTTTATTTGGCGAACTTACCGCAATAGAAAATATTATCGTTGCTCGACATATTCATATCAATAGTAATATATTGACTGGAGTTTTGGGACTACCACCTGCACCAAAAGAAGAGCAGAAAAACAAACAAAAAGCCTTGGAGTTACTCGCCTTAGTTGGTTTAAGCGATCGTGCCACAGAAAAAGCCCGTAATTTACCTTACGGCGATCAGCGCAGATTAGAAATTGCTCGTGCCCTAGCCATAGAACCGCAAATTTTACTTCTTGACGAACCTGCAGCGGGAATGAACCCCTACGAAAAACAAGCCTTAAGCAAATTTATTCGGCAAATTGCTACAGATTTTAATTTAACTATTATCTTAATCGAGCATCACGTCCCACTGGTGATGGGATTATGCGATCGCATCGCTGTCTTAGATTTTGGTCAGTTAATTGCGCTAGGTCAACCAGAAAAAGTTAGAACTGATCCTGCTGTCATCGAAGCTTACCTAGGAGCAGGATAATGAGCTTGAGTTATTCCAAAGAAATAATATATCCTACTGATTACTTGCTAGAAATCAAAAACTTGTCAGTTAGCTACGGCAGTATTCAAGCACTAAAAAACATCGATATTGTTGTTAAGTCAGGTGAAGTTGTTACCCTAATTGGAGCAAACGGTGCAGGAAAAACTACTACACTACGTGCAATCTCTCGACTAATCAAATGTCACAGCGGACAAATCTATTACGAAAAATGCGACATTACTCGTTATCCTGCATACAAAGTTGTGCAAAGCGGAATTGCGCACTGTCCCGAAGGAAGACGAATACTCGCCCGACAAACAGTGCTTGATAATTTGAAACTAGGTGCATATATCCGCCCTAACTTTGCAACCGTCAAAGCCGATATCGACCGTCAATTCGAGATCTTCCCGCGCCTAGCTGAACGCCGCAATCAACTAGCAGGAACCCTCAGCGGTGGCGAACAACAAATGCTGGCGATCGCGCGCGCCCTCATGAGTAAACCCAAACTACTCCTCTTAGACGAGCCTAGCCTTGGACTTGCTCCTGCGGTTGTCCGCGAAATCTTCTCGATCGTCCAAAACCTTCGTACTACCGGCGTTACGATTCTCCTTGTCGAACAAAACGCCAACCTCGCCCTGCAAGTTGCCGATCGCGGCTACGTCTTAGAAGCGGGCTGCATCACCCTCACCGACAAAGCCGCCAACCTCCTCAACAACGAACAAGTCAAAAAAGCTTACCTAGGGTAAGATCGCAACACCTCCCTAATTCTTCATTTTACGTCGACCCCGCGGAAAATCTGCGCCAATGTGGTTCGTTATCTCAAACGCATGACCCAACTCATTCCCTTTTTACTAACCCTCCTGACTATTTCTGCCAACTTATCTGTCACCTCTACAACACCCACTACACCCAATACACTTATGCTCAATCTTCAATCTTACCAATGGAAAAATCGCCTACTGCTTGTATTTGCCCCCTCAGAAAATACCCCTGAATATCAACAGCAGATGCAACTGTTTTCAAATCAAACCGCAGAATTTGTAGACCGAGACTTGCTTTTGATCGAACTTTTCTCCAACGGTACAAGCCGCATCAACGGCAAGCCAATCAACCCAGAAGACGTCACTTCAATCAAACAACAATTCAATATCGGCGACGAATTCAGCGTAATTCTCGTCGGCAAAGACGGTACAGCCAAGCGCCGCGAAATGACTCCTGTCGAGCCCACAGCCATCTTTCAGCAGATCGATGCTATGCCTATGCGCCAACGAGAAATGCGATCGCAATGAATTACTCGCCGCTAACTTGTACCATGACACTTCTTCTCCGCGGACCATCCAAATCAAAAAATAACACTGATTGCCACGTTCCGAGTGCAAGTTTTCCATCCACAACAGGAATGACTTCGCTACTACTGAGCATCATTGCCATCAAATGCGAGTGTGCATTCATCGGTTCGTCCGGCGGTACAACCCGCAAATGCAAGTCATTATGTAGATATTTTCCAGAAGGAGGCACTAACTTTTCTAGATGCACCTTGACATCGTGCAGCAATCTCTCCTCATTCTCATTAATTGCTAAAGCTGTGGTTGTGTGTCGCGAAAAAACTAAAACTTGACCATTTTCAATCGCGGTAGCAGCGAGGATCTTTTCAATCTGAGGCGTAATGTTGTATATACTAATGCCCTCAGACGTTTCGACTTCAATTAGCTCGTTCTTAATCAGCATAATTTCACACCACCTAACTTTGTGGTGTCATAATTCAATAACTCACATCAAGTTATTATCGAACGGAGAGGGTGGGATTTGAACCCACGATGACGTTGCCGCCATAACGCATTTCGAGTGCGTCGCATTCAACCACTCTGCCACCTCTCCAATAGGCAGACTTGTGCCTTATTATAAATAACAATATCACGAACCAAGGTCTTTTTACAGCAACGCAGCACTATTTTCCACTTCATCCACTGTCGTTTTAAATCCTTCAGTGGGTGTCCACTGCATTGCGCCATCGTTAAGCGTTCGCGAAAGTGGGATTTTGCTTTGGTTGAGTAGCGATATAATGGGCGAATCTACATCAGCAGCAGAAGCGATCGCAACTTTTGGTTTCACCACTTCA
Proteins encoded in this window:
- a CDS encoding ABC transporter ATP-binding protein — encoded protein: MNEIITILEAQQLTRRFGGLVAVNNVSFAVNKNEIFGLIGPNGAGKTTLFNLMTGLLQPSSGKLLYSGKEIIKLRPHQIASQGIARTFQNIRLFGELTAIENIIVARHIHINSNILTGVLGLPPAPKEEQKNKQKALELLALVGLSDRATEKARNLPYGDQRRLEIARALAIEPQILLLDEPAAGMNPYEKQALSKFIRQIATDFNLTIILIEHHVPLVMGLCDRIAVLDFGQLIALGQPEKVRTDPAVIEAYLGAG
- a CDS encoding ABC transporter ATP-binding protein, with the translated sequence MSLSYSKEIIYPTDYLLEIKNLSVSYGSIQALKNIDIVVKSGEVVTLIGANGAGKTTTLRAISRLIKCHSGQIYYEKCDITRYPAYKVVQSGIAHCPEGRRILARQTVLDNLKLGAYIRPNFATVKADIDRQFEIFPRLAERRNQLAGTLSGGEQQMLAIARALMSKPKLLLLDEPSLGLAPAVVREIFSIVQNLRTTGVTILLVEQNANLALQVADRGYVLEAGCITLTDKAANLLNNEQVKKAYLG
- a CDS encoding DUF4174 domain-containing protein codes for the protein MTQLIPFLLTLLTISANLSVTSTTPTTPNTLMLNLQSYQWKNRLLLVFAPSENTPEYQQQMQLFSNQTAEFVDRDLLLIELFSNGTSRINGKPINPEDVTSIKQQFNIGDEFSVILVGKDGTAKRREMTPVEPTAIFQQIDAMPMRQREMRSQ
- a CDS encoding secondary thiamine-phosphate synthase enzyme YjbQ, with product MLIKNELIEVETSEGISIYNITPQIEKILAATAIENGQVLVFSRHTTTALAINENEERLLHDVKVHLEKLVPPSGKYLHNDLHLRVVPPDEPMNAHSHLMAMMLSSSEVIPVVDGKLALGTWQSVLFFDLDGPRRRSVMVQVSGE